From the Streptococcus sanguinis genome, the window CCTCTCTACGCACTATTATAGGACGAAATAAATCTTATGTCAAGAAATAATGTCAGATTTTCTTACACAGATTTTATTTTTTCTTTTCAAAGATGGTTCGCAGCCGATCTATATCAGAATTTACCAGAATCGCAACAAAGACTCCCATGAAGGTTTCAAAGATTCTAGCAAAAACATACAAGATGGTATCTTCCGGCCGAATGGACAGGGTAATAATCAGCATGGCAGATACTCCGCCAATGACTCCCGCCTTGTTGTTCATAGCGACATTGGTCATAATTGTCAGCATAGTACAGACCGGTACCAAAAGGAGGGTGACCCAATACTGCTCCTTAAAGACACTATTGGCAATGAAAAAGAGCAGAGCGTAAAAACCACCGATGCTGTTTCCCAAGATTCGCGATGTCCCAAAGTGGACACTCTTATCAAAATCCTCACGAAGACTAAAGACTGCCGTCAAAGCACCGATTTGCAGCCCTTTCCAACCAAAAAGGCCAAAGAGCAGTAGAATGATGAAAACAGCCAGACCGGTTTTAAAGGTACGCATGCCCAGACGAAATTTCGATTTATCAAACTTGTACTTATTGAAATAACTCATTAGTCTCCTTCCAGAAAATCCTCCCTCTCTTCATTTTAACATATTTCGTCTCAAAAAAACTCTTTCTGCTCAGGACTTTTCCCGCACAAAGAAAAAGCCCTATCAGCTAGCGCATCAAGAGCTATCGACTATTTAAAAGCTGAGACATTATCTGTCCCAGCCGCGTTTTTTTCTTTAGTTTGGATAAATGTAGGTAACTCCACCCATAAATTCATTCGGATTAAAGTAGCCACGATAGTTGTTGATCTGCTTTTGGTGATTGTAGTTCGCTTCCAAGACTTGGATAGAGCTGTCGTTTTGCACATCTGTCACATAAGCAACATGGCCGTATTCGCCACCATCCCAAACTGCAATAGCGCCTGGTACTGGAACATTTCCTGTTGCATAGCCCTGAGCACCAGCGTTGATTGCCCAAGTATTAGCATTGCCCCACCAGTTACTTGCCCAAGGCGCCATTTCTTTCACGCCCCAAGTACATTGGCCGATTGGGTAAGAATTGCCATAGTCAGTTGGTGTATTTAAGACAACATCTTCAGTATCAGATACCAAAGCAGCATCACTTGTC encodes:
- a CDS encoding COG3942 and LysM peptidoglycan-binding domain-containing protein: MKKTFAKATLGLTSTAFLATIGAQAVHADSYVVQQGDSFFAIASANGMNPYELAANNGKTIFDTINPGDVLQVNGTALAQTYNPYSAPAYEATSDAALVSDTEDVVLNTPTDYGNSYPIGQCTWGVKEMAPWASNWWGNANTWAINAGAQGYATGNVPVPGAIAVWDGGEYGHVAYVTDVQNDSSIQVLEANYNHQKQINNYRGYFNPNEFMGGVTYIYPN
- a CDS encoding FUSC family protein, which gives rise to MSYFNKYKFDKSKFRLGMRTFKTGLAVFIILLLFGLFGWKGLQIGALTAVFSLREDFDKSVHFGTSRILGNSIGGFYALLFFIANSVFKEQYWVTLLLVPVCTMLTIMTNVAMNNKAGVIGGVSAMLIITLSIRPEDTILYVFARIFETFMGVFVAILVNSDIDRLRTIFEKKK